GCCTTCAGCGACGCCTCGGCATCCGCCGAGCGTTCCGAACGGTCGATGAAGCCGCCGCCGTAAACGCGGGCATCAGCACCCGGCGCGGAATAGAGCACGCACGCCTGGCCGGGGGCGACACCCGCCTCACCGGTCATCAGATCGACATAGATGCCGTTTTCATCCGCATGCAGAACCGCTTCCGTCGGCGGGCGGGTGGAGCGCACCTTGGCGAAGCAGGCAAAACCCTGCCCGGCATCGTCAGCCAGTTCACCGTCACCCAGCCAGTTCATGTCACGCAGATAGACGCGGCGGGTTTCCAACGCCTCACGCGGGCCAACGATGACCCGGCGGCCCCGTGCATCGAGATGTACCACGTAAAGCGGCTCGCCCGTCGCAACGCCGATGCCACGGCGCTGGCCGATCGTATAGTGCACGATGCCATCGTGGCGGCCGAGCACGCGGCCATCCAGATGCACGATATCGCCCGCCAGAGCCGCATTCGGCTTCAGCTTGTTGATGATATCGGTATATTTGCCCTGCGGCACGAAACAGATGTCCTGGCTATCGGCCTTCTTGGCCACCACAAGCCCCATCTCTTCCGCCAGCGCCCGTGTTTCGGCCTTGGAGAGGCCACCCAGCGGAAAACGCAGATAATCGATCTGCTCCTGCGTCGTCGCAAACAGGAACCAGCTCTGGTCACGGTCGCTGTCGATCGGGCGATAGAGCGCGCGACGGCCCTCCTGGCCAGAGACAGGATTGGGGCGCGAGCGGATATAATGGCCGGTCGCCAGCGCATCGGCGCCCAGTTCCTGCGCGGTCGCCAGCAGATCGGCAAATTTTACCGTCTGGTTGCAGGCGACACAGGGGATCGGCGTTTCGCCCATCGCGTAAGCTTCGGCAAAGGGATTGATCACGGTTTCGCGGAACCGCGCTTCGTAATCCAGCACATAATGGGGAATGCCGAGCGTTTCGCAGACCCTGCGCGCATCGTCGATATCCTGCCCCGCGCAGCAGGAGCCGGCGCGGTGCACGGCAGCGCCATGGTCGTAAAGCTGGAGCGTAATGCCGAGGACATCATAGCCCTCGCGCTTGAGAATACCGGCCACCACTGAAGAATCGACGCCACCGGACATGGCGACAACGATCCGGGTATCTTCCGGCCTCTTGTCAAAATCGAGCGTATTCACGTTTTTTCCCATCGTCAGTCATAACGGGGGTAAAGGCCCCGCCGCCTGTCGGTCATCCGCTAAGGGAAACTGGCCATCAATCGGGCCGTCTTGCCTCGCCATCCTGCGGATTTAAGGGCTGCATATAGAAAGGAATGGCCGCGCACGCAAGTACGAGGCGGAAAACCGCCCCGTAAAGCCGCCAGATTCGGATCATGGCAAGCCTTTAAGCGCCGGCCGTCTTCTGGCCGCTATTGCCAATCCACTTGTCGCGTTCCCGCCAAAGGGCAGGCAAGGCCAGCAGCCCGATAGCCGTGAAGGCGATGAGCGTCTTGTTGAGCTGCGAAAGCTCCGCCGTGCGGCCATCCAGATAATAGACGCCGTAAACGATCGCCACATGCCAGACATAGACCTGAAGGGAATGGCGGCCCAGCAATTGCAGGAACTTCAGCGACAGCACCCAGATCACGCCTTCGGCGATAGAGCGCACGAGTGGACGGTGGTGATATGGGCCCGCAATCACCAGCCAGGTGAGGCCCACGCCGACCGCGAGGAAGTTGATGAGGTAGACCGGGCCAAAATCGGCGCGGATTTCCATGGTAGAAAATTTGCCCATCATGAATTCCGGCATCATGCCCCAGGCGGTGGCGATGCGCAGCGGCATGAAGAACAGGCAGATGAGAAGCGCCGCTTTCGGCAGCCAGGTGTGCTCAGGCGAGAAAATCTTCTTCCACGGGATACGGTTCTGCGCCGTCATCGCGCCCATCACCAGCGCCGAATAGAACACCAGCTGCCAGCCGAGCAAGTTGAAGCTGACCCGGATGCCCTGCTCATCCGCACCCTTGACGAGTTCGTTGAGCGGGGTGGTCACGATCTGCTGCAGGCCAAGCTGACCAGCCATCCAGACCAGCATGGAGCCCGCCATGACATAGGCCCACTTGCCGTCGAGGCAGAGCTTAACGAGAACAGGCGCAAACAGCATGTAGACGATATATTGCGGCAGAATATCCATGAAGGTCGGCTGGAAGAGGAATGTCGCAATGGCCGCCAGACGCAGCGGATCATCGAACGTCGTCATACCAAGCCAGTTGTACCAGATGTAGGGCGCATGCGGGATGACCATGCGGAAGAACAGCACGGCAATAACGAGGCCCATCGCATAACGATAAAGCTCCATTGCCCGGTTCCAGATCATCTGCTTGCCGGCGTCAT
The DNA window shown above is from Agrobacterium tumefaciens and carries:
- a CDS encoding OpgC family protein, with product MKRFDLIDGMRGYFLVFMLINHLVFAGGFWLVEINHRQFAFVEDAQGFVFLSGLLIGMVYARKMMKYGYDAGKQMIWNRAMELYRYAMGLVIAVLFFRMVIPHAPYIWYNWLGMTTFDDPLRLAAIATFLFQPTFMDILPQYIVYMLFAPVLVKLCLDGKWAYVMAGSMLVWMAGQLGLQQIVTTPLNELVKGADEQGIRVSFNLLGWQLVFYSALVMGAMTAQNRIPWKKIFSPEHTWLPKAALLICLFFMPLRIATAWGMMPEFMMGKFSTMEIRADFGPVYLINFLAVGVGLTWLVIAGPYHHRPLVRSIAEGVIWVLSLKFLQLLGRHSLQVYVWHVAIVYGVYYLDGRTAELSQLNKTLIAFTAIGLLALPALWRERDKWIGNSGQKTAGA
- the mnmA gene encoding tRNA 2-thiouridine(34) synthase MnmA → MNTLDFDKRPEDTRIVVAMSGGVDSSVVAGILKREGYDVLGITLQLYDHGAAVHRAGSCCAGQDIDDARRVCETLGIPHYVLDYEARFRETVINPFAEAYAMGETPIPCVACNQTVKFADLLATAQELGADALATGHYIRSRPNPVSGQEGRRALYRPIDSDRDQSWFLFATTQEQIDYLRFPLGGLSKAETRALAEEMGLVVAKKADSQDICFVPQGKYTDIINKLKPNAALAGDIVHLDGRVLGRHDGIVHYTIGQRRGIGVATGEPLYVVHLDARGRRVIVGPREALETRRVYLRDMNWLGDGELADDAGQGFACFAKVRSTRPPTEAVLHADENGIYVDLMTGEAGVAPGQACVLYSAPGADARVYGGGFIDRSERSADAEASLKALLEKPVAA